ATAAGTGAATGTCTCCGATTTCAGGTGCATCCTGTTTTCTTTCTTTTGCTAGTTGCATAAGTGATCCAAGTTCACCGTCTTTTCGAAGAATCAGGGTACCGGTTTGCTGATAAACAGTATGGGGTAGAGAAAAGTCCTGTACTAATTTCGGATAAAATGCAGCCCCGTCTTTAGCTAGTTGATACCATTTTTTATTGCGGCGTTTTGAAAGCCAAGGGGAGATGATGCCAGCACTAGCTTTAGTAGCTTGTCCAACAGGATTGTCATACACGGTTACGCTATATTTTGTTAAATCAATGTAGTTGGCTAAGGTCAAACCAATGATTCCGCCGCCTATGATCGCTAATTTTTTCATGAGTAACTCCTTTTATATCTTTATGAAATCAAGTAATTCATTTTCACATAAGTTTATAGAGGATGCAAGGAATTTTGAAGGCTAATGCGCTGGATATTATGTCTATAAAAATAAAATTCGGTAAAAGAATAACTTGAAAATAATGAGAAAACGCTTATTTTTTATGGTATGATAATGAGTGTTATATTTTTTTAAATAAATGTCGATCATATAGGAGGTTACTAAATGAGAAATACAAGATTAGGGTATTTACTAGCTGCCACAAGCTGCATCATTTTGCTTGGCGGATGTGGTTCTGGTAAAGAAAAGACTGGCGAAATGAGTCAAAAATCAACAAACAACGGACAAACATTTTCAGTTGTTGCAAAACAAGAAATTCCATCGATCGATGCATCTGTCACAAATGATGTTGTCGGTTGGGGTGTACTGAAAAATACAGGTGAAGGATTGTTCCGTGCAGATAAAAAAGGGAAATTGATTCCAGCAGGTGCTGTGGAAATGCCAAAAGTCAGTGAAGATGGGTTGACTTATACGTTTAAATTACGCGAAGATGCCGTTTGGTCAAATGGCGATCCTGTTATTGCAAAAGATTATGTATATGGATGGCAACGGACAGTCGAGCCAAAGACTGCTTCAGAAGTGGCTTACCTATTTGAATCAATCAAAAATTATCAAGCAATCATGGATGGGAAGACACCAGCAGAAGAATTAGCCGTAAAAGCATTGAGTGATCATGAATTAGAAGTGACGCTTGAATCACCTGTACCCTATATGGAATCCTTATTGTCATTACCACCATTTTTCCCACAAAATGAAAAAATCATCAACGAAAGCGGCGAAAAATATGCCAGTTCAAGTGAGCATATGGTTTATAATGGACCGTTTGTTTTAAGTGACTTTGAAGGGGCTGGGACTGATACAAAATGGGCGTATGTAAAAAATGATACCTATTGGGATCAAGCCAATGTGACGATGGAAAAAATCAATTTTGATGTAGTAAAAGAAGATGCGACGGCATTAAATCTATTTCAAGATGGGCAAACTGATGACATCGTTGTGACGGGTGAGTTGGCACAACAAATGGTAGATGATCCAGCATTTTTCTCGCAAGATATGTCAAATGCGACATATGTAGAATATAATCAAACAAAAAAAGAATTCCAAAATGAAAATCTCAGAAAAGCAATTTCCTACGCGTTAGATCGTCAAACTCTAGTAGATCAAGTCTTAGGAGATGGATCGATTGCAGCAACAGGTTTAGTACCGAAAAATATGTCATTCAACCCTGAAACGGAAGCTGATTTTGTAAAAAATTCAGGTAATCATTTGAAATACAATCCAGAAAAAGCCAAAGAATATTGGGGTAAAGCAAAAACTGAATTAGGAATCGACACTTTAAAAATCAATTTGCTTTCATCCGATGCTGATTCTGCAAAAAAAGTGGTAGAATACATGCAAGGAGCAATTCAAGGAACCTTGACAGGCGTGACAGTCGAAGTCTCATCAGTCCCCCTTTCTGTTCGTTTAGAACGTGGGAATAAAGGTGATTTTGATATGATTCTAGTTGGTTGGGGTGCAGAATACAACGATCCAAGCGTGTTCTTGGAATTATTTGCATCAGATAATATCAATAACAGCGGTAAATATACCAACAAAGAATTTGATAAATACTTGAAAGCTTCTGCTACAACAAATGCAGGTGATCCAAAAGCTCGTTGGAATGATTTGATTGAAGCGGAAAATATTTTAATGGATACGATGGGTGTTTGCCCAGTGTATCAAAAAGCAGAAGCGCATTTACGTAATCCAAAGGTCAAAGGGATAGTGCCGTCTGGCCCAGAATATGATTATAAATGGACATCCATTGAAAAGTAAGTGAACATAGAAAAGGTGGAGATTAAATGATTCATCGCTATATAGAAGTAACAGGCTCAGCATTTGAACGTGGGGTCAAAATCGGCGAAGTGCTAAAAATGCAGATCGAAACAAACTTATCTAGTCAAAAATTATTTTATAAAGATTCAACTGAAATCATTACCAAATGGTTGGAAAAAGCGCAGGTATATCTTGACTATACAGAAAAATTTGCACCAGATGTGGCTGCTGAAATGCGGGGTGTTGCGAAAGGAAGCGGTGTGGATTTTCAAGAAATTTTGTATTTGTATACTGTTTATGAACGATCATTTTTTGACGAATTGATCAGTGACAAATGTACCTCATTTGCAGCGAAAGGAAATGCTACTTTTGACGGGTCCGTGATATGTGGTCAAACGAATGATGAACGTCTTGATGAATACCGTTCTGAGGTCGATTGTGTTGTACATCATCACGATAGTGAATCTGATTTTGAATCATTGATTTATAGTCATCCAGGTATTCCCGCTTATATGGGCATGAATAATTATGGCTTAGCTGTGATGTGGACGTATATCGATAATGGTCAGCGCAAAGAGGGCGTTCCTACAGCTGGAATTATTAGAGAGCTACTTAATAAAAAAAGCTTAAAAGAAGCACGCGAGTATCTTTACAGTGTTCCTCATGCAGTGCCAAATCAGTTTAGTTTATCTCATACAACTGAAGGGATCGCAAGTTTTGAATGTTTTCCAAATAAGATTTATGAGCATGAGCCAGCAGATGTGATGATCCATGCGAATCATAATAGTATTGCGTTAGAGGAACCAGAAGAAGGTGGTTCTAAAACATCTCATTCTCGTTTTGAAGCGATGGAAGCGATCGTTAGTGAAAATTATGGTATTATCGATGCGGAGCTAGGGAAACAGTTTTTAGCAAATCATCGTAATTTTCCAAAAAGCGTCTGTAATCATCCATCACCAGAACACCCACTATCAAAATCATTGGCATCGATGGTCTTTGATTTAGGCAAAGGTGAGATGCATTTAGCTTTTGGGAATGCTTGTGAGCAGCCGTTTTATACGTATCGATTCAAGCAATGGTTTGGATAAATAAAAAACATACTAAGATTAGAGGGGAAACTTAGTATGTTTTTTTAGTCTTCTTCTTCCTAAAATTCATTTGAAATCGTGTTGTATGGCCCGGTCCTTTTTTGACACCATCATACAAAGTAAGAATTTTTCAAGATAGTCAATTGAATCAATCAGATTGAAATCTCTCCTTATTTTACAAGACGAATTAATTTCAATCTTACAAGAATGGGTTCATACTGATTATTAAAGAGGGAATGGGAGGAAGAATATATGAATGAAAACAAACAAATGAAAGCAGTCGGTTTTTTTGAAGGTTTACCAATTAAAAATGAAGCAAGTTTTATGGACGAGTACAAAACGATTCCACTACCAGGTCCTCAAGATATTCTTGTGAAAGTCAAAGCTGTTTCCATAAATCCCGTCGATACGAAATTAAGACAAGCGGCAAAAAAACAAACACAATTAACGGTCTTGGGATTTGATGGTGTTGGAGAAGTCGTCTCTGTCGGTGAAAATGTTAGTAAATTTACTACTGGTGATCGTGTTTTTTATGCTGGAACAACAAAACGTGCGGGCAGTAATCAAGAATTTCAACTAGTCAACGAAGGAATTGCCGCCTTAGCTCCTAAAAATTTAAGTGATGAAGAAGCGGCGGCCTTGCCATTAACATCATTGACAGCATACGAGTTATTGTTTGATAAATTCGGACTGATTCCAAAAGAGAATGCGAATCAAGGGAAAACGATTTTAGTGATCAATGGAGCAGGTGGTGTTGGATCGATTTTAAATCAGCTTGCTCATTGGGCCGGGCTAACGGTGTACGCTACAGCGAGTCCCGCAAATTTTGACTGGTTAAAAAAACTTGGTGTAGATTACCCAATCGATTATCATCAAGATCTCAAACAAAGCTTAGAAAAATTAGGGATTCACACAGTCGATTATGCGGCGGTTTTATTCAATATCCTTCCATATTTTAACGATATCTCTGAACTGATCGCCCCTTTTGGACATATTGGAACGATCGTTGGTTTAGATGGGAATTTAGATATCAGTCAACTGAAAAATAGGTCTGTCAGCTTTGACTGGGAGTATATGTTTGCTAAAACAGATTTTAATGATCAAATTGAAACACAAGGAGCAGCACTATCCTTGATCGCTCAACTTGCAGAAGCTGGAAAGATAGTAGCAACGGTGGGTAAGGCTTATACCGATGGAATTAATGCAGCGAATTTGAAAAAAGCGACAGAAGATGTTGAATCAGGTCATATGAGAGGGAAAGTCATAGTAAGTGGACTATTTAATGGACAGCCGGAATAAGCAGCTGATCATGTTATATAGAGTAAAAAGTGATTTGTTTAGGTAGCTATTTTACCGTGAGTAGCTTGCTTGTGATTCCTAAATGTCAAACTAGTGCTTCAAATTCAACTCGGTAATGAAAAAGGCAAGAGCCAACAAAAGTATTTGTACACTTTTGTTGGCTCTTGACTTTTTTGATTATGAAACGTTTATTTTTCTTGTCTTACTTTTTTTAGCACAAACTGATAATTTACGAATCCGATAAGACAAAGACCAAGGAATAACCAAATATAGTTGTAATGTTCGCCAGTAACAGGAAGTCTCTTTTTAGCCGAAGCAATAAAATTAGTATTTGTTTTTGGTGAGTGGCTGTTTTGAGACGCAATGGCTACTTGCTCTGTTGAATTTTTTGTTTCGGAAGAATCCGTTGATGTAGTAGGGTCTGTTTTATCATCTTTAGTATAAACATAAGTTACAATCTGATCTTCTTGGGTAAATGTACCTGTAGTGTCGCCTTT
This genomic stretch from Enterococcus haemoperoxidus ATCC BAA-382 harbors:
- a CDS encoding C45 family autoproteolytic acyltransferase/hydolase — translated: MIHRYIEVTGSAFERGVKIGEVLKMQIETNLSSQKLFYKDSTEIITKWLEKAQVYLDYTEKFAPDVAAEMRGVAKGSGVDFQEILYLYTVYERSFFDELISDKCTSFAAKGNATFDGSVICGQTNDERLDEYRSEVDCVVHHHDSESDFESLIYSHPGIPAYMGMNNYGLAVMWTYIDNGQRKEGVPTAGIIRELLNKKSLKEAREYLYSVPHAVPNQFSLSHTTEGIASFECFPNKIYEHEPADVMIHANHNSIALEEPEEGGSKTSHSRFEAMEAIVSENYGIIDAELGKQFLANHRNFPKSVCNHPSPEHPLSKSLASMVFDLGKGEMHLAFGNACEQPFYTYRFKQWFG
- a CDS encoding zinc-binding alcohol dehydrogenase family protein; its protein translation is MNENKQMKAVGFFEGLPIKNEASFMDEYKTIPLPGPQDILVKVKAVSINPVDTKLRQAAKKQTQLTVLGFDGVGEVVSVGENVSKFTTGDRVFYAGTTKRAGSNQEFQLVNEGIAALAPKNLSDEEAAALPLTSLTAYELLFDKFGLIPKENANQGKTILVINGAGGVGSILNQLAHWAGLTVYATASPANFDWLKKLGVDYPIDYHQDLKQSLEKLGIHTVDYAAVLFNILPYFNDISELIAPFGHIGTIVGLDGNLDISQLKNRSVSFDWEYMFAKTDFNDQIETQGAALSLIAQLAEAGKIVATVGKAYTDGINAANLKKATEDVESGHMRGKVIVSGLFNGQPE
- a CDS encoding peptide ABC transporter substrate-binding protein, whose amino-acid sequence is MRNTRLGYLLAATSCIILLGGCGSGKEKTGEMSQKSTNNGQTFSVVAKQEIPSIDASVTNDVVGWGVLKNTGEGLFRADKKGKLIPAGAVEMPKVSEDGLTYTFKLREDAVWSNGDPVIAKDYVYGWQRTVEPKTASEVAYLFESIKNYQAIMDGKTPAEELAVKALSDHELEVTLESPVPYMESLLSLPPFFPQNEKIINESGEKYASSSEHMVYNGPFVLSDFEGAGTDTKWAYVKNDTYWDQANVTMEKINFDVVKEDATALNLFQDGQTDDIVVTGELAQQMVDDPAFFSQDMSNATYVEYNQTKKEFQNENLRKAISYALDRQTLVDQVLGDGSIAATGLVPKNMSFNPETEADFVKNSGNHLKYNPEKAKEYWGKAKTELGIDTLKINLLSSDADSAKKVVEYMQGAIQGTLTGVTVEVSSVPLSVRLERGNKGDFDMILVGWGAEYNDPSVFLELFASDNINNSGKYTNKEFDKYLKASATTNAGDPKARWNDLIEAENILMDTMGVCPVYQKAEAHLRNPKVKGIVPSGPEYDYKWTSIEK